The following coding sequences are from one Bacteroidales bacterium window:
- a CDS encoding DUF4271 domain-containing protein: MGQGTFYMNILDFQYLAQNSDTLEKAESLPAKQVSFATKGNDTSLKNTLRDTTYAGWKAVLKQSSVTVPAKQPNTDTPVPIEKYVPELPEALPSGALKDWMGFTDGHSASSGLQVFSSVSSGQPSFRKEIQRNQILPDWFFLLFLAGLLVLSTARMLYERYFNRVLMALTNEYQALSLYKSRNLFTSQVFFLLLLNFILITPLAIYLLLNGEGGEYTGRVVTALGLSAVAAGIIVLRRILLYVTGELFQSNKVFGEYYFFVRNFYIKTGLVLLPFVLLGAYFRGISPGVFLAAAGVLVGILYIERLYRGLRTASRYHVPKFYLILYLCALEILPVLLGYKIVRDLTGM; encoded by the coding sequence ATGGGTCAGGGAACGTTTTATATGAATATTCTTGATTTTCAATACCTTGCCCAAAATTCCGATACACTGGAAAAGGCTGAATCATTGCCTGCAAAACAGGTTTCTTTTGCCACCAAAGGAAACGACACTTCTCTAAAAAACACGTTACGGGACACAACCTATGCAGGATGGAAGGCTGTTCTGAAACAATCATCGGTTACGGTTCCTGCAAAGCAACCAAATACAGATACTCCTGTTCCGATTGAAAAGTATGTTCCTGAACTGCCGGAAGCCTTGCCTTCCGGTGCATTGAAAGACTGGATGGGATTTACCGATGGGCATTCCGCTTCGTCAGGCCTGCAGGTCTTTTCTTCTGTAAGTAGCGGACAGCCTTCTTTCAGAAAGGAAATACAAAGGAATCAGATACTTCCCGACTGGTTTTTTCTTTTGTTTCTTGCAGGACTTCTGGTGCTCAGCACTGCCAGAATGTTGTATGAACGTTATTTTAACCGTGTTCTCATGGCGCTTACCAACGAATACCAGGCGCTCAGCCTTTACAAAAGCCGGAATCTTTTCACCAGCCAGGTATTTTTTCTTCTGCTGCTGAACTTTATTCTCATTACTCCCCTGGCCATTTATCTTCTGCTGAACGGTGAAGGGGGAGAATACACCGGGCGGGTTGTCACAGCACTTGGTTTATCGGCCGTTGCTGCCGGAATCATTGTCCTGAGGCGCATTTTGCTGTATGTTACCGGAGAGCTTTTCCAGAGCAACAAGGTTTTCGGAGAGTATTACTTTTTTGTAAGGAATTTCTACATCAAAACCGGATTGGTTCTTCTTCCCTTTGTATTGCTCGGAGCTTATTTCCGGGGCATTTCTCCCGGAGTGTTTCTTGCTGCAGCAGGCGTACTGGTTGGAATCCTTTACATTGAGCGGCTTTACAGAGGCCTGCGCACCGCTTCCCGGTAT